ATAATGCCTGGGATTTGTCCGTAACATGGAAGTAGGTGTATACCTTTATCTCTTCTCCGGGAGGAGAAATACGCTCAATATTAGGTATCAGGATCTCATAGCCAACTCCATTTACATCAACTATAATCCTGTCCTTCTCTTTTGAATCTATCTTGCCTTTTATAAATCCTATCATTGTTTATACAAGTTGGATATTCTGGAATTAAAGTGACAAACTGCGATAGCCAGCGCATCGGCCGCATCGTCCGGTTTGGGCATTTCTTTAAGATTAAGTAAGGTTGTAACCATCTTCTGGACCTGCTGTTTTTCCGCTCTACCGTAGCCTACAAGGGCCATCTTGACTTCTAAAGGTGTATATTCATTTACGGCTTTCATTCCGGATCTAATGCAGGAAAGAACAATAACACCTCTTGCCTGGCTGACACTCATTGCCGTTTTGACATTCTTCGCAAAGAACAGCTCTTCGATAGCTACTTCATCAGGCTTTTGCTTCTTAATTAGTTTAGAAAGCTCATTAAACAGCTTGTTTAAGCGTTCCGGGACCGGCATTTTTGGAGTTGTAAGGATACAACCATAATCAACCAGACAAAGATTGCTTCCTTTATTTTCAATCAGACCGTAACCTGTAGTTGCAATCCCCGGGTCAATCCCAAGTATCTTCATTTTTTACTGAAGTTTACTCATTTCCTCATCGGAAATGTCAAAGTTAGCATATACATTACCGACGTCGTCATTGTCTTCAAGGTTTTCCAGTAAGGTAAGCATAGATTTTGCCTGACCACCTGCGAGTTTGATGTAATTTTTAGGAACCATCGTTACTTCCGCAGAATCATACACAATTTTCTTAGTATCTATGCCTGCTTTGACTTTTTCGAAGTTTTCAGGAGTAGTAAGTACGTCATATTCGTTGTCCATTACCTGCATATCGTCCGCACCGAGGTCTAAAACAAGCTCCATCAATGAATCTTCAGTAGCATTTGCTTTTGGTACAACAATCAGACCCTTTTTATCAAACATCCAGGCAACGCAGCCGCTTTCCCCCAGGTTTCCGCCGGATTTTGAGAAGATAGTTCTAATATCAGCAGAAGTTCTGTTTTTATTATCCGTAGAAGCAGAAACAAGCACCGCAACACCAGCCGGTCCATACCCTTCATACGTCGTTTCTTCGTATGTGGCACCCTCTAACTCACCTGTACCTCGCTGAATAGCCCTTTTAATGTTGTCATTAGGCATATTAACAGCCTTTGCCTTCAGAACAATTGTCCTTAAATAAGCGTTTGAATCAACACTGCCGCCGCCCTTCTTAGCCGCAATGATCAACTCTCTTATAATTTTAGTGAAAGTCTTACCACGTTTAGCATCTAAATCGCCCTTTTTCCTTTTTATTGTAGCCCATTTTGAATGTCCCGACATAAAACACACTCCTTAAATTGAAATAATTTTACGAAGTTATTATAACATATTAAAGGATTGTATTTCTATAATATTTTGATAAAGATAGAAATGTCTCCGTTCCGGGTTCTGCATTATAATGTAGTTGCCTGATTCATCAGGCGTTTTTAAAGCGCCCGATTAATCGGGCAACTACGGCATTTTGTAGCTACCCCGGGCACTGAGAGATTCCTAAACACATATCTATTGAACTTACCGTTTTTGACTGCCAATCCATTTAACAATATCCTTAATGACATAATCTACAACATGACTTTCAATAAAGTATTCCTGCGGAGTGCATTTACCTTGACCTTCCATAAAAAGGTGATTGAGTTTCGGATAAAGCTTATAGTTAACATTGCTCTTTTCTTTTAAATTGGACTTCCAGCCATCAAAATCTAATTTTGTAACCTGATAATCTCTTTCTCCTTGAAGAACTAAAAGCGGCTGTCTTAAGCTTTTTGCAGTTTCACCGGCATTGTATTTTTGCAAATCCTGCCAATATGCAGGAGGTATGCCTAATGGCAGCTCTGAACCAGGAGTGTTAATAATATAATCCTTTTGTCTAATCTTCTCAACCTGTTTTATCAAAACAGTCATTTGTGCTTCTTTTTCTGTCTCCGACATTTCGTTATTCAGTGAGAATAGATATTTTGTCTGATCTACAAGTAAGTCCTCAAAAGGTCGAGTGTTCCCGGCCATTATTATCAATCCGGCAGTATTTTTATCCAGCGCACCAAGACGTGGAATAAGCAAACCACCTAAGCTGTGCCCCAGTAAAAATATTCTATTTTTATCAATTTTTTCTGTTTTTCTAAGCAACTCGCAAGCAGCAAGTACATCATCCGTTACTTCCTCTTTTAATGTTATAGAATTATTCATCTTCGCCATCTTTTGTTGATACTCTTTCGTTCTTTTCTCATATCTAAGAATCGCAATCCCATTCGAAGCCAGACCAATTGCAATATCCTTAAATGGTTTATTAGGCCCAATGCTCTCATCTCTATCCTGCGGTCCTGACCCATGAATAAGTATCACAGCCGGAAAAGGTACACTGCCTTTCGGTAAAGTCAAAGTTCCCGGCAACTTCCACTCATCAGAACCAACGATAACTTCAATTTCCACAAAATTATCAGGTTTCGCATAAGAAGGCAGATTGTATACTGATTTTTTTGCGCTCGGAACAAAAAACAATCCGGCAACGTTATTTTCTTTATCTAAAACAACTTTGGCATCCAAATCCATATTCTCAAATTTACAAGTGACATAAACTATCGTATACTTCCCACTTTCCTCTTTTCGAATTGCAGACCTTTCTTTAAAAGCCCCAACCTGAGAAATAATCTTTTTCCAAGTTTCTTCCAGCTTGTCAGCAGGCAAAGCATTTTTCATGGTTTCATCAAAAAGCTTAACGCTATCTGAGTATTTCCCAACGGAAAGATATTTTACCAACTCGCTCGCTTTAGTTAGTTTATCAGAACTATCGCCTTCTGTCGATAAGGGAAAAACATTACTTAGAAAAAGAACTGTAAGGAATAGTGCTGAAATTGTACTTTTCATCTCATTTCCTCCATCTATCAGAATAAACGGGCGATGTCCCTCCCTCGGGTGTTTCAACAGAAAGGGGTATGTACAATTTGTACCCACCCTTTTGACGGTATTTCAAGGATGTGGACAATCTGTCCATATCCTTTGGATAATTCCATAATTTGCTTTCATATGCAGGCAATTCCAGTTGGTTACATTTTGTAACCGACTTACGTCCTTCTTTATTTAAACGGTTTTTCAATGCTTTCCAATATTTTTTGCAGATTGACAATCCGATGACCGTCGACAAATTGTCGACAGTTCACTCCCGGCTTCTGCCATTTTGTTGCTGTCAGCAAAACGGTCAGCGTTTTTTCCTCTCGCTTAGCGATATATTTATACATTTTATGACGTTATGCCAAAGAAAACCTCGGGCAGCCTGTCCGCCAATCTTTTATGAGGATAAGCTCGAAAAGTTCATATTTCGTTTATTAATTCAGCGATCTTTTCAGGTGATGGAAGTTCATTCCTCAGATTTGCAGGTAGTTTTCCAATTATCTTATAGGCAGATACTCCTATCGGTTTTTTTGTGTCTCTTAGAGCATATTCTACGGTCGTTCTTTTCTTATCCTTACACATTATTATACCTATTGACGGATTTTCTCCTTTTATTTTAACCATAGAATCAAGCGCTGACAGATAAAACTGCATCTTTCCGGCGTACTCAGGCTTAAATTCTCCTATTTTAAGCTCTACGGCTATAAGACTTTTTAAATGGCGGTGATAAAGAAGGATATCTATAAAATATTCTTTTCCGTCAATCTCCATACGAAATTGACTCCCGACAAAAGTAAAAGCACCGCCCATTTCAATCAGAAATTTGTTAATTCGGCTCAGTATCGCCTGTTCAAGCTCTCTTTCGCTATGCTCTTCAGCCAACTCTAGAAAGTCAAATGTATATTCATCTTTAACTGCGAGTTTTGCCTGTTTTTGAATTTTTTCCGGCAAGGTTTTCTTGAAATTCGTCTGATTTACCAGTGTTTTTTCGTAAGTATTGTTTTCTATTTGATGGATAAGAACATTCTTTGTCCAACCCATGCGCCTGGTCATACGGATATAGAATTCCCGTTCCAAATCGTCTTTGCATCGTCCCAAAATCACTATATGCTTGGTCCAGCTTATTTCTCCAACCAATGGTTGGAGTTTTGGATTCTTACTGTATTCCTGGTAAAACTGCCGCATATACCAGATATTTTGTACCGAAAACCCCTGCAT
This genomic stretch from Candidatus Firestonebacteria bacterium RIFOXYD2_FULL_39_29 harbors:
- a CDS encoding crossover junction endodeoxyribonuclease RuvC — translated: MKILGIDPGIATTGYGLIENKGSNLCLVDYGCILTTPKMPVPERLNKLFNELSKLIKKQKPDEVAIEELFFAKNVKTAMSVSQARGVIVLSCIRSGMKAVNEYTPLEVKMALVGYGRAEKQQVQKMVTTLLNLKEMPKPDDAADALAIAVCHFNSRISNLYKQ
- a CDS encoding transcriptional regulator — its product is MSGHSKWATIKRKKGDLDAKRGKTFTKIIRELIIAAKKGGGSVDSNAYLRTIVLKAKAVNMPNDNIKRAIQRGTGELEGATYEETTYEGYGPAGVAVLVSASTDNKNRTSADIRTIFSKSGGNLGESGCVAWMFDKKGLIVVPKANATEDSLMELVLDLGADDMQVMDNEYDVLTTPENFEKVKAGIDTKKIVYDSAEVTMVPKNYIKLAGGQAKSMLTLLENLEDNDDVGNVYANFDISDEEMSKLQ